A region from the Sphingopyxis lindanitolerans genome encodes:
- a CDS encoding murein hydrolase activator EnvC family protein, translating to MRRWTAPLALGLAVVGGTLALAQSDVFDPQAIAERERQQLLTAKRQSADAMARSAAPEAQASAAHDEAERLKKRSAALAARIQSAEADINAGEARVALVTRRLKAQQARLAEQQQPLLELTAALQQLSRQPPVSVLAQPGSLTDMVHARAVIDAAMPVIERRTAGVRRELAELRTARQQQGIALQALAASRTELAERRDALTRLENEGRLRSRELMSSAQLEADRALGLGEKARDIVELMDALETDGAVRGELAQLAGPIARPRDPTRAVTQTAPPVPAEAELTRGVYRLPVVGRIVAGLGEVNDSGVRSRGITIAARPGGQVVAPAPGRVSFAGHYRGYGKIVIIDHGGGWISLVTGMIALSAGVGDTLDAGAPIGRAGSDDSRITVELRRAGRPVDIARMLG from the coding sequence ATGAGGCGGTGGACCGCGCCCCTGGCGCTGGGCCTCGCCGTCGTCGGCGGCACGCTGGCGCTCGCCCAAAGCGACGTCTTCGACCCCCAGGCGATCGCCGAGCGCGAGCGCCAGCAGCTCCTGACCGCCAAGCGACAATCGGCCGACGCGATGGCACGCAGCGCCGCGCCCGAGGCGCAGGCGAGCGCGGCGCACGACGAGGCCGAGCGGCTGAAAAAGCGCAGCGCCGCGCTCGCCGCGCGCATCCAGTCGGCCGAAGCCGACATCAATGCCGGCGAAGCGCGCGTCGCGCTCGTCACGCGGCGGCTGAAGGCGCAGCAGGCCCGGCTCGCCGAACAGCAGCAGCCCTTGCTCGAACTCACCGCGGCGCTGCAGCAGCTCAGCCGTCAGCCGCCGGTGAGCGTGCTCGCCCAGCCCGGATCGCTGACCGACATGGTCCACGCGCGCGCTGTCATCGACGCCGCCATGCCGGTGATCGAGCGGCGCACCGCAGGCGTGCGGCGCGAACTCGCCGAACTGCGCACCGCGCGGCAGCAGCAGGGAATCGCGTTGCAGGCGCTTGCCGCGAGCAGGACCGAACTGGCCGAACGCCGCGACGCGCTGACCCGGCTTGAGAATGAAGGGCGGCTGCGCTCGCGCGAGTTGATGAGCAGCGCCCAGCTCGAGGCCGACCGCGCCCTCGGTCTCGGCGAGAAGGCGCGCGATATCGTCGAGTTGATGGACGCGCTCGAAACCGATGGCGCGGTGCGCGGCGAACTGGCGCAGCTCGCGGGACCGATCGCGCGCCCGCGCGACCCGACGCGCGCGGTAACGCAGACCGCCCCGCCAGTGCCGGCCGAGGCCGAACTGACGCGCGGCGTCTATCGCCTGCCCGTCGTCGGACGCATCGTCGCGGGGTTGGGTGAGGTCAATGACAGCGGCGTGCGGTCGCGCGGCATCACCATCGCGGCGCGGCCCGGCGGGCAGGTCGTCGCCCCGGCGCCGGGACGGGTCAGCTTTGCCGGTCATTATCGCGGTTATGGCAAGATCGTCATCATCGATCATGGCGGCGGCTGGATCTCGCTGGTCACCGGCATGATCGCCCTGTCGGCGGGGGTCGGCGACACGCTGGACGCCGGGGCGCCGATCGGTCGCGCCGGGTCCGACGACAGCCGGATCACGGTCGAACTGCGCCGCGCAGGCCGGCCGGTGGACATCGCCCGGATGCTGGGGTGA
- a CDS encoding type II toxin-antitoxin system RelE/ParE family toxin has protein sequence MHRIIWSEKAIADLVALNDWLTEYRQPREAAESIRAIRNQVANLDQFPAIGSPVHAGTRKLLVKDQPFVLLYEVVDTRLMILRLVHNRSDWQSLL, from the coding sequence ATGCACCGAATAATATGGTCGGAAAAGGCCATCGCCGATCTGGTCGCGCTGAACGATTGGCTGACCGAATATCGGCAGCCGCGGGAAGCGGCCGAGTCGATTCGGGCCATCCGGAATCAGGTCGCAAATCTGGATCAATTCCCGGCCATTGGATCGCCGGTTCATGCGGGCACGCGCAAGCTGTTGGTCAAGGACCAACCCTTCGTCCTCTTATATGAGGTGGTCGATACACGGCTCATGATCCTCCGCCTCGTTCATAATCGCAGCGACTGGCAGTCGCTCCTATGA
- a CDS encoding demethoxyubiquinone hydroxylase family protein, with protein sequence MSKDRTASMIRVDQAGEYGATRIYAGQLAVMGDRHPMAREIAHMAEQEERHRKYFDAMVARRGVRPTALQPVWNVAGFALGAVTAAMGPRAAMACTAAVETEIDRHYRHQIDALGDSDPELSAAVEDFRAEELEHKEAALAAGAESAPGYPLLSLAIRAGCRAAIALSKRI encoded by the coding sequence ATGAGCAAGGATCGCACCGCCTCGATGATCCGCGTCGACCAGGCCGGCGAATATGGCGCGACGCGCATCTATGCCGGCCAACTCGCGGTGATGGGCGACCGCCACCCGATGGCGCGCGAGATCGCGCATATGGCCGAACAGGAAGAGCGGCACCGCAAATATTTCGACGCGATGGTCGCGCGACGCGGGGTGCGGCCGACCGCGCTCCAGCCCGTCTGGAACGTCGCGGGCTTCGCGCTGGGCGCGGTGACCGCCGCGATGGGTCCCCGCGCCGCCATGGCCTGCACCGCCGCGGTCGAGACCGAGATCGATCGCCATTATCGCCACCAGATCGACGCGCTGGGCGACAGCGATCCCGAACTCAGCGCCGCGGTCGAGGATTTCCGAGCCGAAGAGCTTGAGCACAAGGAAGCCGCGCTCGCCGCGGGGGCCGAAAGCGCCCCGGGCTATCCATTGCTCAGCCTCGCGATCCGCGCGGGCTGCCGCGCAGCCATCGCGCTGTCGAAGCGTATCTGA
- a CDS encoding S41 family peptidase, which translates to MTESTQTASSPRRRFALWQGAAALSTLALVPLATGAMATVDASTQQEIARFMDVFLEVKSNYVEPVSDDKLIEGAINGMLASLDPHSGYLDARDYSNLRTQTDGEYGGLGLSVTMEDGVVKVITPTAGTPADRAGVKAGDYITHINKELIFGMTLDEAVEQMRGRPGTQIEITVVREGQDKPIEMTLTREIIDVKPVKWEVQGDVGVLTIASFSADATRDLRAAMLSVEKSLGHKPRGWVLDLRSNPGGLLDEAVGVSDIFLDRGEIVSQRGRKKDDIERYFAEPGDLAGGAPMIVLIDAGSASASEIVAGALQDQHRAVIMGERSFGKGSVQTVLPLTDTTALRLTTARYYTPSGRSVQEGGIEPDIRVPQLSDPDYKDRPRFRESDLRRHLINEKKVDNSLLEKDEKDDPRFTATAADLKAKGIKDYQLYYALQTIGRIGPATPRMAQGGKPAAKPAARN; encoded by the coding sequence ATGACCGAATCGACCCAGACCGCTTCTTCCCCCCGGCGCCGTTTCGCGCTGTGGCAGGGCGCCGCCGCGCTCTCGACGCTGGCGCTCGTCCCGCTCGCGACCGGGGCGATGGCGACGGTGGACGCATCGACGCAGCAGGAAATCGCGCGCTTCATGGACGTCTTCCTCGAGGTCAAATCCAATTATGTCGAGCCGGTCAGCGACGACAAGCTGATCGAGGGTGCGATCAACGGCATGCTCGCCAGCCTCGACCCGCATTCGGGCTATCTCGACGCGCGCGACTATTCGAACCTGCGCACCCAGACCGACGGCGAATATGGCGGCCTCGGCCTGTCGGTCACGATGGAGGATGGGGTGGTCAAGGTGATCACGCCCACCGCCGGCACCCCCGCCGACCGCGCCGGCGTCAAGGCGGGCGATTATATCACGCATATCAACAAGGAATTGATCTTCGGCATGACGCTCGACGAAGCGGTCGAGCAGATGCGTGGGCGCCCGGGCACCCAGATCGAGATCACCGTCGTGCGCGAAGGCCAGGACAAGCCGATCGAGATGACGCTGACCCGCGAGATCATCGACGTCAAGCCGGTCAAATGGGAAGTGCAAGGCGACGTCGGCGTGCTGACCATCGCCAGCTTCTCCGCCGACGCGACCCGCGACCTCAGGGCCGCGATGTTGTCGGTCGAAAAATCGCTGGGGCACAAGCCGCGCGGCTGGGTGCTCGACCTGCGCTCGAACCCCGGCGGCCTGCTCGACGAGGCGGTGGGGGTCAGCGACATCTTCCTCGATCGCGGCGAAATCGTCTCGCAGCGCGGGCGCAAGAAGGACGATATCGAGCGCTATTTCGCCGAGCCGGGCGACCTCGCCGGCGGCGCGCCGATGATCGTGCTGATCGACGCCGGTTCGGCCTCGGCCTCCGAAATCGTCGCGGGCGCATTGCAGGACCAGCATCGCGCGGTGATCATGGGCGAGCGCAGCTTCGGCAAGGGGTCGGTGCAGACAGTGCTGCCGCTGACCGACACCACGGCGCTGCGCCTCACCACCGCGCGCTATTACACCCCCTCGGGCCGCAGCGTGCAGGAAGGCGGGATCGAACCCGATATCCGTGTCCCGCAACTTTCGGATCCCGATTACAAGGACCGCCCGCGCTTCCGCGAAAGCGACCTTCGCCGCCACCTGATCAACGAGAAGAAGGTCGACAACAGCCTGCTCGAAAAGGACGAGAAGGACGATCCGCGCTTCACCGCGACCGCCGCCGACCTGAAGGCCAAAGGGATCAAGGATTACCAGCTTTATTATGCCTTGCAGACGATCGGGCGGATCGGCCCGGCAACGCCGCGCATGGCGCAGGGCGGCAAGCCGGCCGCCAAGCCGGCGGCGCGCAACTGA
- the rpsK gene encoding 30S ribosomal protein S11 gives MAREPQRLRRRERKNISSGVAHVNATFNNTMITITDAQGNAIAWSSAGMMGFKGSRKSTPYAAQVCAEDAGKKAAEHGVRTLEVEVKGPGAGRESALRALQAVGFHITSIRDVTPIPHNGVRPAKRRRV, from the coding sequence ATGGCTCGTGAACCGCAGCGTCTTCGTCGGCGCGAACGCAAGAACATCTCGTCGGGTGTGGCCCACGTCAACGCGACCTTCAACAACACGATGATCACCATCACCGATGCGCAGGGCAATGCGATTGCCTGGTCGAGCGCCGGCATGATGGGATTCAAGGGCAGCCGCAAGTCGACCCCCTATGCGGCGCAGGTCTGCGCCGAGGACGCGGGCAAAAAGGCCGCCGAACATGGCGTCCGCACGCTCGAGGTCGAGGTCAAGGGCCCCGGCGCCGGTCGTGAATCGGCGCTCCGTGCGCTGCAGGCGGTCGGTTTTCACATCACCTCGATCCGCGATGTGACGCCGATCCCGCATAATGGGGTCCGCCCGGCCAAGCGCCGCCGCGTCTGA
- a CDS encoding SulP family inorganic anion transporter produces the protein MRRPKLADTMRDYSWPLFRADALAGVSVALVALPLCIAIAIASGSTPFVGLVTAIIGGLIISATSGSRVQIGGPTGAFIVVVYGVIQDHGMDGLIVATIMAGIILTIAGFFRAGRLIALVPEPVINGFTIGIATIIAASQLQDALGLSVGKVPADMIPKIDALWAARATFSPVALGVTAATVAAILLLRRWRPRWPVLVIAVGLASLAVIAFHLPVDTVGSRFGALPSGLPAPHWPQVSASRLVELLPSAFTIAFLAGVESLLSAIVADRMFDGHHRPSAELLAQGYANIVTPLFGGLPVTGAIARTATNVRAGGRTPIAGIVHALAILTVLLVAGKLAGALALPALAAVLLVTALNMAEPEKWREHLALPRDELLLLALTLLLTVFADLTIAIGIGVALGLLLRWWKGRGAAPWTPRGG, from the coding sequence ATGCGCCGCCCCAAGCTTGCCGATACGATGCGCGATTATAGCTGGCCGCTGTTCCGGGCCGATGCGCTGGCCGGGGTCAGCGTCGCGCTCGTGGCGCTGCCTTTGTGCATCGCGATCGCCATCGCGTCGGGCAGCACGCCCTTCGTCGGCCTCGTCACCGCGATCATCGGCGGGCTGATCATCTCGGCGACGAGCGGCAGCCGGGTGCAGATCGGCGGGCCGACCGGTGCCTTCATCGTCGTCGTCTATGGCGTGATCCAGGATCACGGGATGGACGGTCTGATCGTTGCGACGATCATGGCGGGAATCATCCTGACGATCGCCGGCTTCTTTCGCGCCGGCCGGTTGATTGCGCTGGTCCCCGAACCGGTGATCAACGGCTTTACCATCGGGATTGCGACGATCATCGCCGCCAGCCAGCTCCAGGACGCGCTCGGCCTGTCGGTGGGCAAGGTTCCGGCCGACATGATCCCAAAGATCGATGCCCTATGGGCGGCACGCGCGACATTCAGCCCCGTGGCCTTGGGCGTCACTGCAGCGACCGTCGCCGCGATCCTGCTGCTGCGCCGCTGGCGCCCGCGCTGGCCCGTGCTGGTGATCGCGGTCGGCCTCGCCTCGCTGGCCGTCATCGCCTTCCACCTGCCGGTCGACACGGTGGGATCGCGCTTCGGCGCGCTGCCGTCGGGACTCCCCGCGCCGCACTGGCCGCAGGTAAGTGCGAGCCGCCTCGTCGAGCTGCTGCCCTCAGCCTTCACCATCGCTTTCCTCGCGGGGGTCGAATCCCTGCTCTCCGCGATCGTCGCCGACCGCATGTTCGACGGCCATCACCGGCCGAGCGCCGAACTGCTCGCGCAGGGCTATGCGAATATCGTGACGCCGCTGTTCGGTGGGCTCCCCGTCACGGGCGCGATCGCGCGCACCGCGACCAACGTCCGCGCGGGCGGGCGCACGCCGATCGCGGGGATTGTGCACGCACTGGCGATCCTCACGGTTCTGCTCGTCGCCGGCAAGCTGGCGGGTGCGCTCGCGCTGCCGGCGCTTGCGGCGGTGCTGCTCGTCACCGCGCTCAACATGGCGGAGCCCGAGAAATGGCGCGAGCATCTGGCGTTGCCGCGCGACGAATTGCTGCTGCTGGCGCTGACGCTGCTGCTGACAGTGTTCGCCGACCTCACGATCGCGATCGGGATCGGCGTTGCGCTCGGCCTGCTCCTGCGCTGGTGGAAAGGGCGCGGAGCCGCACCTTGGACGCCGCGCGGGGGGTGA
- the rpsM gene encoding 30S ribosomal protein S13, whose amino-acid sequence MARIAGVNLPTNKRVIIALTYIHGIGRKTAVGIADKLGIDHARRIQDLSDAEILQIRETLDADHTVEGDLRRNTAMNIKRLMDLACYRGLRHRKGLPVRGQRTHTNARTRKGKAKPIAGKKK is encoded by the coding sequence ATGGCACGTATTGCGGGCGTCAACCTGCCCACCAACAAGCGCGTTATCATCGCGCTCACCTATATCCACGGCATCGGCCGCAAGACCGCCGTCGGCATCGCCGACAAGCTGGGCATCGACCATGCGCGCCGCATCCAGGATCTTTCGGACGCCGAAATCCTGCAGATCCGCGAAACGCTGGACGCCGACCACACGGTCGAGGGCGACCTGCGCCGCAACACGGCGATGAACATCAAGCGCCTGATGGACCTTGCCTGCTATCGCGGCCTGCGTCATCGCAAGGGCCTTCCCGTTCGCGGCCAGCGCACGCACACCAATGCGCGCACCCGCAAGGGCAAGGCGAAGCCGATCGCCGGCAAGAAGAAGTAA
- a CDS encoding TldD/PmbA family protein, with protein MLTVAEALDRAQMLCDAATKAGADAADALYYCNAATSVSMRLGALEDVERSEGQDISLRVFVGQRSASVSTADMDAGELAKLVERCVAMAREAPEDRYAGLAPEELLFKGPAPDFDLDDGSEADPQALREAALGVEEAARAVPGVTNSEGGSASHSRTRFALATSHGFAGGYGSSGHSVSASVIAGEGAAMQRDYGWHSAHHLSDLESIEAIGARAGTRAVARLNPGKAPVGKVPILFDPRVSGGIIGHLLAAIAGPAVARGTSFLLGKETQPLFDSGIVIRDDPHRPRGLRSRAFDGEGLPTAARDIVTGGKITGWLLDTASAKQLGLAPTGHASRGGGAAGVTASNLHLAAGTVSPESLMADIQDGVYVTELIGQGVNPVTGDYSRGASGFLIQGGRIAGPIAEFTIASNLVDMFAALVPANDLAFRHAVNAPTLRIDGMTVASS; from the coding sequence ATGCTGACCGTTGCCGAAGCCCTCGATCGCGCGCAGATGCTGTGCGACGCCGCGACCAAAGCCGGCGCCGACGCCGCAGACGCGCTCTATTACTGCAATGCCGCCACGTCGGTCTCGATGCGCCTCGGCGCGCTCGAGGATGTCGAACGATCCGAAGGACAGGACATTTCGCTCCGCGTCTTCGTCGGCCAGCGCAGCGCGAGCGTGTCGACCGCCGACATGGACGCGGGTGAACTCGCCAAGCTGGTCGAACGCTGCGTCGCCATGGCGCGTGAGGCACCCGAGGATCGCTACGCCGGCCTTGCCCCCGAGGAACTGCTGTTCAAGGGACCGGCGCCCGATTTCGACCTCGACGACGGCAGCGAAGCCGACCCGCAGGCGCTGCGCGAAGCGGCGCTTGGCGTCGAAGAAGCGGCGCGCGCGGTTCCCGGCGTGACCAACAGCGAAGGCGGCAGCGCCAGCCACAGCCGCACCCGCTTCGCGCTCGCGACCAGCCACGGCTTCGCCGGCGGCTATGGATCGAGCGGGCACAGCGTTTCGGCCAGCGTCATCGCGGGCGAAGGCGCGGCGATGCAGCGCGACTATGGCTGGCACAGCGCGCACCACCTATCCGACCTGGAAAGCATCGAAGCCATCGGAGCGCGCGCGGGCACCCGCGCGGTCGCGCGGCTGAACCCCGGCAAGGCGCCCGTCGGCAAGGTGCCGATCCTGTTCGATCCGCGGGTCAGCGGCGGCATCATCGGCCATCTCCTCGCCGCGATCGCTGGGCCCGCCGTCGCACGCGGCACCAGCTTCCTGCTCGGCAAGGAAACGCAGCCATTGTTCGACAGCGGCATCGTCATCCGCGACGATCCGCACCGCCCGCGCGGCCTGCGCAGCCGCGCCTTCGACGGCGAGGGACTGCCGACCGCGGCGCGCGACATCGTGACCGGCGGCAAGATCACCGGCTGGCTGCTCGATACGGCGTCGGCGAAGCAACTCGGCCTTGCCCCCACCGGCCACGCGAGCCGCGGCGGCGGCGCGGCGGGCGTGACCGCGAGCAACCTTCACCTCGCGGCGGGGACGGTCAGCCCCGAGTCGCTGATGGCCGACATTCAGGACGGCGTTTATGTCACCGAGTTGATCGGCCAGGGGGTCAACCCCGTCACCGGCGATTACAGCCGCGGCGCATCGGGCTTCCTTATCCAGGGTGGCCGGATCGCCGGTCCGATCGCCGAGTTCACGATCGCGAGCAACCTCGTCGACATGTTCGCCGCGCTCGTTCCCGCGAACGACCTCGCATTCCGCCACGCGGTCAACGCGCCGACGCTCCGTATCGACGGCATGACCGTCGCGAGCAGCTAA
- a CDS encoding CopG family ribbon-helix-helix protein produces MTKHSVISARIDPETLELVDRIVAEQGRSRAWFIAQAVRHAAEQEARFAAFLQEGRDDIAAGRVVDHAEALKMMDDMIAGHEARCTE; encoded by the coding sequence ATGACCAAGCATTCCGTCATTTCCGCGCGCATCGATCCCGAGACGCTCGAACTGGTGGATCGGATCGTTGCCGAGCAGGGACGCAGCCGAGCCTGGTTCATCGCGCAGGCCGTTCGCCATGCCGCGGAGCAAGAGGCGCGATTTGCCGCTTTTCTTCAGGAAGGCCGTGACGATATCGCGGCGGGCCGGGTAGTGGATCATGCCGAAGCCCTGAAGATGATGGATGATATGATCGCCGGTCACGAGGCCCGATGCACCGAATAA
- a CDS encoding nicotinate-nucleotide adenylyltransferase, translated as MIPTGLLGGSFNPAHGGHRAISLHAIDALGLDELWWLVSPGNPLKPAKGMAPLAARLASAQRMARRSPIRATGIEAELGTRYTIDTLKKLVRRYPDHQFIWIMGADNLAQLPQWRDWRGIARLMPIAVIARPGYNGRAHGAKAMGWLRRFVRPADQKRHWTDWRPPALVFLRFSPDVRSATALRQANPRWFESYAGRAPRDPLTHLRLAMDERNETA; from the coding sequence ATGATCCCCACCGGCCTCCTTGGCGGCAGCTTCAATCCGGCGCATGGCGGGCATCGCGCGATCAGCCTTCACGCGATCGACGCGCTTGGGCTCGACGAATTGTGGTGGCTCGTCTCGCCGGGCAATCCGCTCAAGCCTGCAAAGGGCATGGCGCCGCTTGCCGCGCGGCTCGCCTCGGCGCAGCGCATGGCGCGGCGATCGCCGATCCGGGCGACGGGAATCGAGGCCGAGCTTGGCACGCGCTATACGATCGATACGCTCAAAAAGCTCGTCCGCCGCTATCCCGATCATCAGTTCATCTGGATCATGGGGGCGGACAATCTGGCTCAATTGCCCCAATGGCGCGACTGGCGGGGGATTGCGCGATTGATGCCGATTGCGGTTATCGCGCGTCCGGGTTATAATGGCCGCGCTCATGGCGCAAAGGCGATGGGTTGGCTGCGGCGCTTTGTCCGGCCCGCGGACCAGAAACGTCACTGGACGGACTGGAGACCGCCTGCCCTCGTGTTCCTGCGTTTTTCGCCCGATGTGCGATCCGCGACAGCCCTACGGCAGGCCAACCCCCGCTGGTTCGAAAGCTATGCAGGCCGCGCTCCGCGCGACCCGTTGACGCATTTGCGCCTGGCCATGGATGAAAGGAATGAAACCGCTTGA
- a CDS encoding 23S rRNA (pseudouridine(1915)-N(3))-methyltransferase RlmH produces MLLHIIARGRIGRGPEAELVERYMKRVTWAQKISELPDTGGRMPAAADNSRTILLDEGGEQLSSLEFAGLLEKWRDGGVREARFCLGAADGFTPAEREGADKVIAFGRATWPHLMARAMLAEQLWRATSIIAGHPYHREGRQ; encoded by the coding sequence ATGTTGCTGCACATCATCGCGCGCGGGCGCATCGGGCGGGGGCCCGAGGCCGAGCTGGTCGAACGCTATATGAAGCGCGTGACCTGGGCGCAGAAGATTTCGGAACTTCCCGACACCGGCGGACGCATGCCCGCCGCGGCCGACAACAGCCGCACCATCCTGCTCGACGAGGGCGGCGAGCAGCTTTCGTCGCTCGAATTTGCCGGATTGCTGGAAAAATGGCGCGACGGCGGGGTGCGCGAGGCGCGCTTCTGCCTTGGCGCCGCCGATGGTTTCACGCCCGCCGAGCGCGAGGGCGCCGACAAGGTTATCGCCTTTGGCCGCGCGACCTGGCCGCATTTGATGGCGCGCGCGATGCTCGCCGAGCAATTGTGGCGCGCGACGAGCATCATAGCAGGACACCCCTATCACCGCGAGGGGCGGCAATGA
- a CDS encoding inositol monophosphatase family protein, giving the protein MPGRNLEAVIAATREVGDMAMARWRGEGKAVSVWNKSHDNPVSDVDLAVDARLKAVLGAIEPRAGWLSEETADNADRLSCRAMWCVDPIDGTRDFIRGRPGWCVSVALVVDGTPELGVLYAPALDELWVAQKGRGATLNGEALRASQRMTFDGSRVPADSLPKIDRDLIMVTKPNSIALRMALVADDRADLVATLRWGFEWDVAAAALIATEAGAVVTDAFGEALAFNTPRAQAFGVIACAPGIHRAVVGRLHDRAVALTSQS; this is encoded by the coding sequence ATGCCGGGCCGCAACCTCGAAGCCGTGATCGCCGCGACCCGCGAGGTCGGCGACATGGCGATGGCGCGGTGGCGCGGTGAGGGCAAGGCGGTGAGCGTCTGGAACAAGTCGCACGACAATCCGGTCAGCGACGTCGACCTGGCCGTCGATGCACGGCTGAAGGCGGTGCTCGGCGCGATCGAGCCGCGCGCGGGCTGGCTGTCCGAAGAAACCGCCGACAACGCCGATCGCCTGTCGTGCCGCGCGATGTGGTGCGTCGATCCGATCGACGGCACGCGCGACTTTATCCGCGGCCGTCCCGGCTGGTGCGTATCGGTCGCGCTCGTCGTCGATGGCACCCCCGAACTCGGCGTCCTCTATGCCCCCGCACTCGACGAACTGTGGGTCGCACAGAAGGGCCGGGGCGCGACGCTCAACGGCGAAGCCTTGCGCGCGAGCCAGCGGATGACCTTCGACGGATCGCGTGTTCCCGCCGACAGCCTGCCGAAAATAGACCGCGACCTGATCATGGTCACCAAGCCGAACAGCATCGCGCTGCGCATGGCGCTCGTCGCCGACGACCGCGCCGACCTCGTCGCGACACTGCGCTGGGGTTTCGAGTGGGACGTCGCCGCTGCGGCGCTGATCGCAACCGAGGCGGGGGCGGTCGTGACCGACGCATTCGGCGAGGCGCTGGCGTTCAACACCCCGCGCGCGCAGGCCTTTGGCGTGATCGCCTGCGCCCCGGGAATCCACCGGGCCGTCGTCGGCCGCTTGCACGATCGCGCCGTCGCGCTTACCTCGCAGTCCTGA
- a CDS encoding disulfide bond formation protein B: MLKSRLAAPLVALAAPLLLYGGALVSQFGFGLHPCEMCYWQRWPHQAAIVLALLALLLNRNDTAMRALTWLAAVGIAISGAIGIFHAGVEYGLWEGLTTCSTSHSGPISLDEIMAAPIIRCDVAQWRLFGISLAGFNAIFSLAAAALVLTLLRRRSTSSA, encoded by the coding sequence ATGCTGAAATCGCGTCTCGCCGCGCCGCTCGTCGCGCTCGCCGCCCCGCTGCTCCTGTACGGCGGCGCGCTCGTGTCGCAGTTCGGCTTTGGCCTTCATCCGTGCGAAATGTGCTATTGGCAGCGCTGGCCGCACCAGGCGGCGATCGTGCTGGCGCTGCTCGCGCTGCTGCTGAACCGTAACGACACGGCAATGCGCGCGCTGACATGGCTCGCCGCCGTCGGAATCGCGATCAGCGGCGCGATCGGTATTTTCCACGCCGGGGTCGAATATGGGCTGTGGGAAGGGCTGACGACGTGCAGCACGAGCCATAGCGGCCCGATTTCGCTCGACGAGATCATGGCGGCGCCGATCATCCGCTGCGACGTCGCGCAATGGCGGCTGTTCGGCATCTCGCTCGCCGGTTTCAACGCGATCTTCTCGCTCGCCGCGGCCGCGCTCGTCTTGACCTTGCTGCGCCGCCGGAGCACATCATCGGCATGA
- the rsfS gene encoding ribosome silencing factor, with product MIAASKDAAPGAAPAPKSSDDSVKALHALILHQLDEDQAQETISIPLAGKSSIADHMVIASGRSTRHVSAIADKLAQRIKQEAGRTVRVEGLPNADWVLIDAGDVIVHLFRPEVRSFYNLERMWSFGDAPPVAAVN from the coding sequence TTGATAGCCGCCAGTAAGGATGCCGCGCCCGGCGCCGCCCCTGCACCCAAGTCTTCGGACGACAGCGTGAAGGCCCTTCACGCCCTGATTCTCCACCAGTTGGACGAGGATCAGGCCCAGGAGACCATCTCCATCCCGCTCGCCGGCAAAAGCAGCATCGCCGATCATATGGTGATCGCGAGCGGCCGGTCGACGCGCCACGTCTCGGCGATCGCCGACAAGCTGGCGCAGCGCATCAAACAGGAAGCGGGCCGCACCGTCCGCGTCGAAGGCCTCCCCAACGCCGACTGGGTCCTAATCGACGCCGGCGACGTGATCGTCCATCTGTTCCGTCCCGAGGTTCGCAGCTTCTACAACCTCGAACGCATGTGGTCGTTCGGCGACGCGCCGCCGGTCGCAGCAGTGAATTGA